A DNA window from Thiothrix subterranea contains the following coding sequences:
- a CDS encoding putative signal transducing protein, with protein MKIVYRAANLIEADIVAGMLQSRGIEAEVGGRYLQSAVGDAAVHDFARVLVSEQQYEAALAVVAEYDSTSASSVSSDDKDPSFAALGIFSKPVLFWLVLLLFMLWFVLGIPGFQSWVAM; from the coding sequence ATGAAAATAGTGTATCGTGCCGCCAATTTAATCGAGGCTGATATTGTCGCGGGAATGTTGCAGAGTCGCGGAATTGAGGCGGAAGTAGGCGGTCGTTACCTGCAATCAGCGGTAGGCGATGCGGCTGTGCATGATTTTGCGCGGGTTCTGGTCAGCGAGCAGCAATACGAGGCGGCGTTGGCGGTGGTGGCTGAATATGACAGCACGTCAGCGAGTAGTGTTTCGAGCGACGATAAAGACCCGTCATTTGCAGCGCTGGGGATTTTTAGTAAGCCAGTGTTGTTTTGGTTGGTGCTGCTGTTGTTCATGCTCTGGTTTGTGCTGGGCATTCCGGGTTTTCAGTCATGGGTGGCGATGTGA
- the vapB gene encoding type II toxin-antitoxin system VapB family antitoxin: MTAIAARLFKNGQSQAVRIPRIFQFEGIDEMLIRREGDELIITPKRKSWTSFADIPSADADFMAERPHIATHD; the protein is encoded by the coding sequence ATGACTGCCATAGCCGCCAGACTCTTCAAAAACGGACAAAGCCAAGCCGTCCGCATCCCGCGCATTTTCCAGTTTGAAGGCATTGATGAAATGCTGATTCGACGCGAAGGCGATGAGCTCATCATCACCCCCAAGCGCAAAAGCTGGACATCGTTTGCCGACATTCCCAGTGCCGACGCTGATTTCATGGCAGAACGCCCTCACATCGCCACCCATGACTGA
- a CDS encoding type II toxin-antitoxin system VapC family toxin: MMIDSSVLIAILENEPEAARLIEAIADDPVRLISAVSVVETSIVILNRRGEAGVAELDTFLQEAGIETVAVTPEQATLAREAYERYGKGRHPAKLNFGDCFSYAAAVACGEPLLFKGNDFGETDVACCIDWKTN, from the coding sequence ATGATGATTGATTCGTCGGTTTTGATTGCCATCCTTGAAAATGAGCCAGAAGCAGCACGCTTGATTGAAGCGATTGCCGATGATCCGGTACGTCTGATTTCAGCAGTATCCGTGGTAGAAACCAGCATCGTGATTCTGAACCGCCGGGGTGAAGCGGGAGTTGCTGAACTGGATACTTTTTTGCAGGAAGCAGGTATTGAAACCGTTGCGGTGACACCCGAACAAGCGACATTGGCACGGGAGGCTTACGAGCGTTACGGCAAAGGAAGGCATCCCGCCAAACTCAATTTTGGTGACTGCTTTTCGTATGCCGCAGCGGTGGCTTGCGGCGAACCGTTGCTATTCAAAGGCAATGACTTCGGCGAAACGGATGTTGCGTGCTGTATTGACTGGAAAACCAATTGA
- a CDS encoding type II toxin-antitoxin system VapB family antitoxin, which produces MYAVEFESFIKGNTLEIPAHLLQRISKNRQVKVIMLMPEKTETAQAPSQSALKERLLTIAKRCAALPLLDRRTPDEILGYDEYGMPSA; this is translated from the coding sequence ATGTACGCAGTAGAGTTTGAATCCTTTATAAAAGGCAATACGCTGGAAATCCCCGCACATCTGCTCCAGCGTATCAGCAAAAATCGGCAGGTGAAGGTCATCATGCTGATGCCTGAAAAAACAGAAACGGCGCAAGCACCTTCTCAAAGCGCACTCAAAGAACGCTTGTTAACCATTGCCAAACGTTGTGCCGCTTTGCCTCTGCTTGATCGACGCACACCCGATGAAATTCTGGGTTACGACGAGTACGGGATGCCCAGCGCATGA
- a CDS encoding DUF3362 domain-containing protein gives MLNLALWLKKNGFRADQVQAFYPSPMASATTMYHTDKNPLHKVTYKSEKVATAKSPEQRKLHKAFLRWHDPKNWPLLRKAIAEMGRQELIGDGDNQLIPHYKAGEEQLVYEAHRRKNKGGEHQKRVGKPVQVAASKPNVGKPQGGKMLTQHTGLPPKARADMGGKPKPTGKPKQRGGR, from the coding sequence ATGCTCAACCTCGCGCTGTGGCTAAAGAAAAACGGCTTCCGCGCCGACCAAGTGCAAGCGTTCTACCCCTCGCCGATGGCATCCGCCACCACCATGTACCACACCGACAAAAACCCGCTGCACAAAGTCACCTACAAAAGCGAAAAAGTCGCCACCGCCAAATCACCGGAACAGCGCAAGCTGCACAAAGCGTTTTTGCGCTGGCACGACCCCAAAAACTGGCCGCTGCTGCGCAAAGCGATAGCGGAGATGGGGCGGCAGGAACTGATCGGGGATGGCGACAACCAGTTGATCCCGCATTACAAGGCGGGCGAGGAACAGTTGGTGTATGAGGCGCATCGGCGCAAGAATAAGGGCGGGGAGCATCAGAAGCGGGTGGGGAAACCTGTGCAAGTGGCGGCTAGTAAACCGAATGTGGGAAAGCCGCAGGGTGGGAAGATGTTGACGCAGCATACGGGGTTGCCACCGAAGGCGCGGGCGGACATGGGTGGTAAACCGAAGCCGACGGGAAAACCGAAGCAGCGCGGCGGCAGATAG
- a CDS encoding HNH endonuclease produces the protein MSKRHLSSAAQSAIIERAGRRCEYCQSQMEYSGQSFEFDHIAPISRAGETSLENLALACGGCNRHKSNKVQGTDPATGDMIELFNPRQQQWETHFGWTDDYTQMIGLTAIGRATVAALKLNRMGLVNMRRVLCMAGKHPA, from the coding sequence ATGTCTAAACGCCATCTTTCCAGCGCGGCACAAAGCGCGATTATTGAGCGTGCGGGTAGACGTTGCGAGTATTGCCAAAGCCAGATGGAATATTCGGGGCAATCGTTCGAGTTTGATCATATCGCCCCTATCAGCCGTGCTGGCGAAACATCGCTTGAAAATCTAGCCTTAGCCTGCGGTGGTTGCAATCGCCATAAATCCAATAAGGTGCAAGGCACTGATCCTGCGACAGGTGACATGATTGAACTGTTTAATCCGCGCCAGCAACAATGGGAAACCCATTTTGGCTGGACGGATGATTACACTCAGATGATTGGTTTGACAGCAATCGGGCGAGCAACCGTAGCAGCGTTAAAACTCAATCGTATGGGTTTGGTGAATATGCGGCGGGTGCTCTGTATGGCGGGTAAGCATCCAGCGTAG
- a CDS encoding HVO_A0114 family putative DNA-binding protein: MNTVLNVGIMPREQFQQRLLAIAAGRYTPQPGEPKIWFSSMKSLSEVLSDNNMRLLKMIEENQPETLKDLATLSGRQTSNLSRTLKTMERYGIVELCKQNRSVRPVVKATAFNIQYAI, from the coding sequence ATGAATACCGTTTTGAATGTTGGCATCATGCCCCGCGAACAGTTCCAGCAACGGTTGCTGGCGATTGCTGCCGGACGTTACACACCACAACCGGGCGAACCCAAAATTTGGTTCAGTTCCATGAAATCCCTGAGTGAGGTGTTGAGCGACAATAATATGCGCCTGCTGAAAATGATTGAGGAAAACCAGCCGGAAACCTTGAAAGACTTGGCGACGCTGAGCGGGCGGCAAACCAGCAACCTCAGCCGTACCTTAAAGACGATGGAACGCTACGGCATTGTGGAACTGTGCAAGCAGAACCGTTCCGTGCGTCCTGTGGTGAAGGCTACAGCGTTTAATATCCAGTATGCAATTTGA
- a CDS encoding type II toxin-antitoxin system VapC family toxin, whose amino-acid sequence MILMDTGPLVALFDPQDPYHKHCSGLLKTIREPLITTIPVLTEVFHLLSPDSQGSKALRQFIERKALSVWFMDESAVSTALSLMDLADASLVVAAQRLGTNRVFTVDRNDFFVYRVAVGHELRAFDVII is encoded by the coding sequence ATGATTTTAATGGATACCGGGCCATTGGTAGCCCTGTTTGACCCGCAAGACCCTTATCACAAACACTGTAGTGGTTTGCTGAAAACCATCCGTGAGCCACTGATCACTACCATTCCGGTACTGACCGAAGTGTTTCATCTGTTATCCCCCGATAGCCAAGGCAGCAAAGCGTTGCGCCAATTCATCGAGCGCAAAGCTTTAAGCGTCTGGTTTATGGATGAGTCTGCTGTCAGCACCGCATTGAGCCTAATGGATCTCGCCGATGCGTCGTTGGTTGTGGCAGCACAACGGCTGGGAACAAATCGTGTATTCACCGTTGACCGCAATGACTTTTTTGTTTATCGCGTGGCAGTTGGGCATGAACTGCGGGCGTTTGATGTGATTATCTAA
- a CDS encoding tetratricopeptide repeat protein — protein sequence MSNKNLLIFVYMLALVFSIGACSNNDSSPNRLNTNLNDPQIKTVEKYENNIDLMKNAAQQGDVVAMSLLGDKYLKGDGVEKDIKKGIAWLTNAADKGNSLAQQSLGYTYLFESTIQNDSKAFFWFKKSAEQGDGISQLELANMYANGSGVVKDLKLASQWLKKANDNGLDTPSALKYLQK from the coding sequence ATGAGTAATAAAAATCTACTGATATTTGTATATATGTTAGCATTGGTTTTTTCTATTGGCGCTTGTTCAAATAATGATTCCTCACCAAATAGGCTTAACACTAATTTGAATGATCCACAAATAAAAACTGTAGAGAAATATGAAAATAACATCGATTTAATGAAAAATGCTGCTCAACAAGGTGATGTTGTGGCTATGTCTCTTTTAGGGGATAAATATCTTAAAGGAGATGGAGTAGAAAAAGATATTAAGAAAGGAATAGCATGGCTTACAAATGCTGCTGACAAAGGTAATTCTTTAGCTCAGCAAAGTTTGGGGTATACTTATTTGTTTGAAAGCACTATTCAAAATGATAGCAAAGCTTTTTTTTGGTTTAAAAAATCGGCTGAACAAGGTGATGGTATATCCCAATTGGAGTTGGCTAATATGTATGCAAATGGTTCGGGAGTAGTTAAAGATTTAAAGCTTGCATCTCAATGGTTGAAGAAAGCTAATGATAATGGTCTTGACACACCATCAGCCTTAAAGTACTTGCAAAAATAA
- a CDS encoding transporter — protein sequence MFSLKVLLQCCIFLAVVFSNVQVLADEGDSALTTIGKKDENTKSHLLFLRESEVLLKPKDMYFSLGFNYSTDEKQINLRKSKDRSFSIPLSIGYGVTQDTEVNASIALIQNKSETATINSVVSNNGSGIGNATIGAMRKLKAESNTSPSITASANLSFPLDKKSNSSDASKLAVGSNFRTAAVGLGISKSIDPAVVFLNVGYNHILADDQDGIRTQPGKALTYSIGSGLAVNRSISMSGRISGQYQTETQYNGKALNGSSSEPISLGGTVDYRLDDKTRLETSFDVGLTNDASDVGMGLTLIRNVQ from the coding sequence ATGTTTTCTTTAAAAGTTCTGTTACAGTGCTGTATCTTCTTGGCTGTTGTTTTTAGTAATGTACAAGTATTGGCTGATGAAGGTGATTCGGCACTAACTACTATAGGCAAGAAGGATGAAAACACCAAAAGCCACCTTTTATTCCTGCGGGAATCTGAAGTCCTTCTCAAACCAAAAGACATGTATTTTTCACTAGGTTTTAACTACAGCACTGATGAAAAGCAGATAAACCTCAGGAAAAGCAAAGACAGATCTTTTTCTATCCCATTGAGTATTGGTTACGGTGTTACCCAAGACACCGAAGTCAATGCCTCAATTGCGCTAATCCAGAATAAATCCGAAACGGCAACCATTAACAGCGTCGTCAGTAACAATGGTTCAGGTATTGGGAATGCCACTATCGGCGCAATGCGTAAGCTGAAAGCTGAATCAAACACGTCCCCTTCCATCACGGCTTCTGCCAACCTCAGCTTTCCGCTAGATAAAAAGTCAAATTCCAGTGATGCCAGCAAGTTAGCCGTAGGTTCAAACTTCAGGACGGCTGCCGTAGGACTTGGCATATCCAAATCCATAGACCCTGCCGTGGTATTCTTAAATGTTGGTTATAACCATATCCTGGCGGATGATCAGGATGGTATCCGCACCCAACCGGGCAAAGCACTCACCTACAGCATAGGTTCAGGGCTTGCCGTCAACCGCTCTATTAGCATGTCGGGGCGGATTTCAGGGCAATATCAGACAGAAACCCAATACAACGGAAAAGCCCTGAATGGCTCAAGTTCTGAGCCTATTTCACTGGGTGGGACGGTAGATTATCGATTAGATGATAAAACCCGCCTTGAAACCAGTTTTGATGTTGGGCTAACCAATGACGCAAGCGATGTTGGCATGGGGCTAACGCTTATCCGTAATGTCCAATGA
- a CDS encoding C39 family peptidase: MGYAVNASGDHFKSWKELNDQSVVMQQYDYSCGAAALATIMKYYFQDDVTEKSLLDYIKATLTAEEYAVVEEHGLSFLELEKISHSLGYQSASVRLQLSALKELAGPVVVYVSTKDYQHFAVFRGVREDRIFLADPSRGNMILTVDEFLEEWKGETFILGKKGFGTPAQHPLAVMLLPKFRNEMELIRASALKPAASATKMVLE, translated from the coding sequence ATGGGCTATGCCGTTAATGCCTCTGGCGACCATTTTAAAAGCTGGAAAGAGCTTAATGATCAAAGTGTGGTCATGCAGCAATACGACTACTCCTGTGGTGCGGCAGCGTTAGCCACTATCATGAAGTATTACTTTCAGGATGATGTTACTGAAAAGTCACTGCTGGACTATATCAAGGCAACACTAACGGCAGAAGAATACGCCGTTGTGGAAGAGCACGGCTTGTCCTTCCTTGAACTGGAAAAGATAAGCCATTCATTGGGTTATCAATCAGCCAGTGTACGTTTGCAGTTATCCGCATTAAAAGAGTTGGCGGGGCCTGTTGTTGTCTATGTCAGCACCAAGGATTACCAACATTTCGCGGTGTTCCGTGGTGTCAGGGAAGACCGGATATTTCTGGCAGACCCAAGCCGTGGCAACATGATTTTAACGGTGGATGAGTTTTTAGAAGAATGGAAAGGCGAAACATTTATCTTGGGTAAAAAAGGGTTTGGCACACCCGCACAACACCCTTTGGCAGTAATGTTATTGCCTAAATTCAGAAACGAAATGGAATTGATCCGCGCCTCAGCATTAAAACCTGCCGCATCAGCAACAAAAATGGTTTTGGAATGA
- a CDS encoding S8 family peptidase → MNNKLNAFLVIAMAALCGWALFSEIVVADDVNAVALIRQKTLTDKQSKIRHELLSLTNHAERQSSLSEANHLVIIDVIAKSDPQALLTLLIQHGMKPLAVNGRIISGQIPVQRLDELDALEGLNEVKLSKIITSQGSVTTQGDIATESSVARPAFGVDGSGITVGVISDSYNCLGGAAQDQSTQDLPPQVTIMADALDCSGRTDEGRALMQIVHDIAPGAKLLFHSGENGTATTANAILKMVSDYKADIIVDDFKAISANFFQEDAVTQATQKAVKAGVVYVTAAGNEGRNAYQSTYHEYTDKVLKLNAHNFATDGSTDIYQRIIVPEGVGFNLMLQWDSPAYTISGSPGSQSDLDIFIFNKNHTRILAASTFDNIGKDPIEDLYFFNDVGSGETEFDIVITKASGALPQLMKYIILNSIDGIIGEYATNSSGIFGHADSASIITVGASNYMNTPKYGQFPALVEYYSSAGGSSILFDINGNRLSTPITNHKPDITAPDDVDTTFFGNQDTDNNGFPNIAGTSAAAPHVAGIAALLLQVKPTLQPVDIKNILNETAIDITQINNKAKNTLPTGFDFDSGYGLVNAEAAINLAKNYQPSIPPDNSDGNMGDITVNNPNQLGGGGAFDLFYIVALFVLLANGYFRAGNKHMELFPKNKHNL, encoded by the coding sequence ATGAACAATAAGTTAAATGCTTTTCTGGTGATAGCGATGGCTGCATTATGTGGTTGGGCGCTCTTTTCTGAAATCGTTGTGGCTGATGATGTTAATGCAGTAGCATTGATCAGACAAAAAACGCTTACTGACAAGCAAAGCAAAATCAGGCATGAATTATTGTCATTAACAAATCATGCTGAACGGCAATCCTCATTATCAGAGGCAAACCATCTAGTGATTATTGATGTCATCGCTAAAAGCGATCCCCAAGCATTGCTAACGCTACTCATCCAGCATGGGATGAAACCATTGGCAGTTAATGGCAGGATTATTTCAGGGCAAATACCCGTTCAACGGTTAGATGAATTGGATGCCCTTGAGGGTTTGAATGAAGTCAAGTTAAGTAAAATAATAACCTCACAAGGCAGCGTGACAACCCAAGGTGATATAGCCACAGAATCCAGTGTTGCCCGTCCAGCTTTTGGGGTTGACGGTAGTGGCATAACCGTAGGGGTGATTTCCGATAGTTATAATTGCCTTGGTGGGGCGGCACAAGACCAAAGTACCCAAGATTTACCCCCTCAAGTGACCATTATGGCAGATGCGCTTGATTGCAGCGGGAGAACAGACGAAGGCAGGGCATTGATGCAAATTGTGCATGATATTGCGCCGGGTGCAAAACTGTTATTCCATAGTGGCGAGAATGGCACTGCCACCACTGCGAATGCTATTCTGAAAATGGTGTCCGATTATAAGGCCGATATTATTGTAGATGATTTCAAGGCAATCTCCGCCAACTTTTTCCAAGAGGATGCCGTAACCCAAGCCACCCAAAAAGCAGTGAAGGCAGGGGTTGTTTATGTGACCGCAGCAGGCAATGAAGGGCGCAATGCTTACCAAAGTACCTATCACGAATACACCGATAAGGTGTTAAAACTGAATGCCCATAATTTTGCTACAGATGGCAGCACCGACATTTATCAACGCATTATCGTTCCCGAAGGTGTCGGTTTTAACCTCATGCTACAATGGGATTCTCCCGCTTATACCATTAGTGGTTCGCCCGGTTCACAGAGTGATCTGGATATTTTTATTTTCAATAAAAACCATACCCGAATCCTTGCCGCATCAACCTTTGATAATATCGGCAAAGACCCTATTGAAGACTTGTACTTTTTTAATGATGTGGGGTCAGGTGAGACAGAATTTGATATTGTCATTACCAAAGCATCTGGGGCTTTACCTCAGTTAATGAAATACATCATATTAAACAGTATTGATGGCATCATTGGTGAATATGCCACTAATAGCAGCGGAATTTTTGGTCATGCTGATTCTGCTTCCATTATCACGGTGGGAGCAAGCAATTATATGAATACACCTAAGTATGGTCAATTTCCCGCATTAGTTGAATATTATTCTTCGGCTGGTGGTAGCTCAATACTGTTTGATATTAACGGTAATCGGTTAAGCACTCCCATTACTAACCATAAGCCTGACATTACTGCACCCGATGATGTAGATACTACTTTCTTTGGAAATCAAGATACAGACAATAATGGTTTCCCTAATATTGCTGGCACATCCGCCGCAGCCCCTCATGTTGCAGGTATTGCTGCATTACTCTTGCAAGTTAAACCGACGTTGCAACCTGTCGATATAAAAAATATCCTTAATGAAACGGCGATTGATATAACCCAAATAAACAACAAAGCTAAAAACACCTTACCCACGGGTTTTGACTTTGATAGTGGGTATGGCTTAGTTAATGCGGAAGCTGCCATCAATTTGGCAAAGAACTATCAACCGTCCATTCCCCCCGATAATTCGGATGGGAATATGGGGGATATTACGGTTAATAACCCTAATCAGCTTGGCGGCGGCGGGGCATTTGATTTATTTTATATTGTTGCACTCTTTGTTTTGCTGGCTAATGGGTATTTCAGGGCTGGAAATAAACACATGGAATTATTTCCGAAAAATAAGCACAACCTGTGA
- a CDS encoding YgiQ family radical SAM protein, with translation MLPNANPHVPVALFDHPKYWAECYDTSPYLPMSRAEMDALGWDSCDIIIVTGDAYVDHPSFGMAVIGRMLEAQGFRVGIIAQPDWHSKEPFMALGAPNLFFGVAAGNMDSMINRYTADRKTRSDDVYTPGGMAGKRPDRATLVYTHRCREAYPDVPIIIGGIEASLRRIAHFDYWQEKVRTSILMDAAADLLLYGNAERAVVEVAHRIASGEPVSSITDVRGTAFIRRDTPQGWMEIDSSRIDQPGKIDRIINPYLNTTEMSECEVEKRNVQWFEYEDPRSKRPDEHKLIFHPRARLDRDTTVIRLPSYEKVSKDKALYAHANRVLHLETNPGNARALVQKHGNIDVWLNPPPIPLTTPEMDFVFGLPYARLPHPSYNGVKIPAYDMIRFSVNIMRGCFGGCTFCSITEHEGRIIQSRSKESIIREVEEIRDKVPGFTGVISDLGGPTANMYRLACKDPKIEAACRKPACVYPDVCHNLNTDHAALKELYREARTLPGIKKILIGSGVRYDLAIKDPEYVKELVTHHVGGYLKIAPEHTESGPLSKMMKPGIGAYDEFKRLFEKYTKEAGKEQYLIPYFIAAHPGTSDEDMLNLALWLKKNGFRADQVQAFYPSPMASATTMYHTDKNPLHKVTYKSEKVATAKSPEQRKLHKAFLRWHDPKNWPLLRKAMAEMGRQELIGDGENQLIPHYKAGEEQLVYEAHRRKNKGGEHQKRVGKPAQVAANKPNAGKPQGGKMLTQHTGLPPKPKADLSGRKSTTNGAKRRDK, from the coding sequence ATGCTGCCCAACGCCAATCCCCACGTACCTGTCGCCCTGTTCGACCACCCTAAATACTGGGCGGAATGCTATGACACTTCGCCGTATCTCCCCATGAGTCGTGCGGAAATGGACGCTCTGGGCTGGGATTCCTGCGACATCATTATCGTCACGGGCGATGCTTACGTCGACCACCCCTCGTTCGGCATGGCAGTCATCGGGCGGATGTTGGAAGCGCAAGGTTTCCGCGTCGGCATCATTGCGCAACCGGATTGGCATTCCAAAGAACCGTTCATGGCACTCGGCGCACCCAACCTGTTCTTCGGCGTGGCGGCGGGCAATATGGACTCGATGATCAACCGCTACACCGCTGACCGCAAAACGCGCTCCGACGATGTTTACACCCCCGGCGGCATGGCAGGCAAACGCCCCGACCGCGCCACGTTGGTGTACACGCACCGCTGCCGCGAAGCCTACCCCGACGTGCCCATCATTATCGGCGGAATCGAAGCCTCGTTGCGGCGCATTGCGCATTTCGATTATTGGCAGGAAAAAGTCCGCACCTCGATCCTGATGGATGCCGCCGCCGACCTATTGCTGTACGGCAACGCCGAACGCGCCGTGGTCGAAGTCGCGCACCGCATCGCCTCCGGCGAACCCGTTTCCAGCATCACCGACGTGCGCGGCACCGCCTTCATCCGCCGCGACACCCCGCAAGGCTGGATGGAAATCGACTCCAGCCGCATCGACCAACCGGGCAAAATCGACCGCATTATCAACCCCTACCTCAACACCACCGAGATGAGCGAATGCGAAGTCGAAAAGCGCAATGTACAATGGTTTGAATACGAAGACCCGCGCAGCAAACGCCCCGACGAACACAAACTGATCTTCCACCCCCGCGCCCGTTTAGACCGCGACACCACCGTGATTCGCCTGCCGTCTTACGAAAAAGTCAGCAAAGACAAAGCCTTGTACGCCCATGCCAATCGCGTGCTGCACTTGGAAACCAACCCCGGCAACGCCCGCGCCTTGGTGCAAAAACACGGCAACATTGACGTATGGCTGAACCCGCCACCGATTCCGCTAACCACGCCGGAAATGGATTTCGTGTTCGGGCTGCCCTACGCCCGCTTGCCGCACCCGTCCTATAACGGCGTAAAAATCCCCGCCTATGACATGATCCGTTTCTCGGTGAACATCATGCGCGGCTGCTTTGGCGGCTGCACCTTCTGTTCGATTACCGAACACGAAGGGCGCATTATCCAAAGCCGTTCCAAGGAATCCATCATCCGCGAAGTCGAGGAAATCCGCGACAAAGTGCCAGGGTTTACCGGGGTGATTTCCGACCTTGGCGGCCCCACCGCGAATATGTACCGCCTCGCCTGCAAAGACCCGAAGATCGAAGCCGCGTGCCGCAAACCTGCGTGCGTTTACCCCGACGTGTGCCATAACCTCAATACCGACCACGCCGCCTTGAAGGAATTGTACCGCGAAGCACGTACCTTGCCCGGTATCAAGAAAATCCTGATCGGTTCAGGGGTGCGCTATGACCTTGCCATCAAAGACCCCGAATACGTCAAAGAATTGGTGACGCACCACGTCGGCGGGTATTTAAAAATTGCACCGGAACACACCGAGTCCGGCCCCCTGTCCAAAATGATGAAACCGGGCATCGGTGCGTATGACGAATTCAAACGCCTGTTCGAGAAATACACCAAGGAAGCGGGCAAAGAACAATATTTGATCCCGTATTTCATCGCCGCGCACCCCGGCACGTCCGACGAAGACATGCTTAACCTCGCGCTGTGGCTGAAGAAAAACGGCTTCCGCGCCGACCAAGTGCAAGCCTTTTACCCCTCACCGATGGCTTCCGCCACCACCATGTACCACACCGACAAAAACCCGCTGCACAAAGTCACCTACAAAAGCGAAAAGGTCGCCACCGCGAAATCACCGGAACAGCGCAAGCTGCACAAAGCGTTTTTGCGCTGGCACGACCCGAAGAACTGGCCACTGCTGCGTAAGGCGATGGCAGAGATGGGGCGGCAGGAATTGATTGGCGATGGCGAAAACCAGTTGATCCCGCATTACAAAGCGGGCGAGGAACAGTTGGTGTATGAGGCGCATCGGCGCAAGAATAAGGGCGGGGAGCATCAGAAGCGGGTGGGGAAGCCCGCGCAAGTGGCAGCGAACAAACCGAATGCGGGTAAGCCGCAGGGTGGGAAGATGTTGACGCAGCATACGGGGTTGCCGCCGAAGCCCAAGGCTGATTTAAGTGGACGAAAATCAACTACCAATGGGGCAAAACGGCGCGACAAGTAA
- a CDS encoding nucleotidyltransferase domain-containing protein, with product MSSHIQSLQQKKLLPSPPDFLSSAVQYEVIMGSVAYGVSNDSSDMDIYAFAIPPKTMMFPHLRGEILGFDSYSVQFEQYQQHHIRDTAALGGKGRVYDVTVFAIAKYFRLLADNNPNIIDSLYVPENCVLYASPIGKLVRERRQLFLHKGCWAKFKGYAYGQMHKIRTKQPEGKRKELTEQFGYDVKFAYHVVRLLGEVEQLLMHQDMDLQRDAEQMKAIRRGEWTLLQLEDYFARKEADLERVYLASGLPDAPDTNAIRQLLTDCLEQHFGSISEAVSRPHAAERALEEIGQVLQRYQGKV from the coding sequence ATGAGCAGCCACATCCAATCACTCCAGCAAAAAAAGCTCCTGCCCAGCCCGCCGGATTTTCTCAGCAGTGCCGTGCAGTACGAAGTCATCATGGGTTCGGTGGCGTATGGCGTCAGTAACGACAGTTCGGACATGGACATCTACGCCTTTGCGATTCCGCCCAAAACGATGATGTTTCCGCATTTGCGCGGTGAAATTCTGGGTTTTGACAGCTATTCGGTGCAATTCGAGCAGTACCAGCAGCACCATATCCGCGATACGGCGGCGTTGGGTGGCAAGGGGCGGGTGTATGACGTGACGGTGTTTGCGATTGCCAAGTATTTCCGCCTGCTGGCTGACAATAACCCCAACATTATCGATAGCCTGTATGTGCCGGAGAATTGCGTGCTGTATGCCTCGCCCATTGGCAAGCTGGTGCGCGAGCGGCGGCAATTGTTTCTGCACAAGGGCTGCTGGGCGAAGTTCAAGGGCTATGCCTACGGGCAGATGCACAAAATCCGTACCAAACAGCCGGAGGGCAAGCGCAAGGAATTAACGGAGCAATTCGGTTATGACGTGAAATTTGCCTACCACGTGGTGCGGCTGCTGGGTGAGGTTGAGCAATTGCTGATGCATCAGGATATGGATTTGCAGCGCGATGCCGAGCAGATGAAAGCGATCCGCCGGGGTGAATGGACGCTGCTGCAACTGGAAGATTACTTTGCACGCAAGGAAGCCGATCTGGAACGGGTGTACCTCGCCAGCGGCTTGCCGGATGCGCCGGATACGAATGCCATCCGCCAGTTGTTGACGGATTGTCTGGAACAGCATTTCGGCTCGATCAGCGAGGCGGTGAGCCGTCCGCACGCTGCGGAGCGGGCGTTGGAGGAGATTGGGCAGGTGTTGCAACGTTATCAGGGGAAGGTGTAA